The sequence CAAGAAATGGCCATGCTCTATCTATGAACCACACACATTATTTAAGCAGGTGTCCACATATGCAGTCCTGACTCCCACAGAAAAATATACCATAAACATCATCTTTTATAATATGGGGGGAAAATGGATGTTATAAACATCAAACGATTCTCAAGAAAAAATTAGGTGAAGTTTACACAAATTTCGTCTTCTGTCCATGGTAACAGAACTCTAGTTTGTACATAATTTGTTCTAATAATCAAAGAAACAGCTATACATGTAGAAGGAGAAAGGGTACTTACTTTGCAAGGAACTTATAAAATTGAATTACCAAATCCCGATCATTCTCATACACAGTAGTAATTTGTCCAAGGCATGCAATACCAAAGCTTGGATCTGTCATAAAAATAATATCATGTTAGGTACCAGATTCGAAATGGGCCTTAAATACTCAACACTAGTATCATTCTTCCATGGCTGGTTCCTAGTGAGTGTTATCAATACTCAACACTAATATTTTCTAGATTATATCTGTGGTTTCTTAGCAAATACAACAATTCTGATTAATACTTGTAAAATACACAAATTGCTGTTGCTTGATTGAGTCCCATGTATGAACATTTCCTTTTGACAACACAATTTCAGCATAAATTACTATCAACTTTggctaagaaaataaaagaaatatctaGGTTTCTCCACATTCTTACATATCAGAGGAAAAGACATGTAGGGTGGCTTTTTtgcaaataattttaataaataataacgaGAAAAAGAAACAGATGAATACGGGATGATTTGTTAGGCAGACAAGCATCTAGTATTAGCGGCAAAGATATGTAGGATAGCTGGTGTTGCTGCAGTTTGCACTAAGCTGAATTTacttaaattattatataatgaTGTTACTGATTAACATGAAAAATGAGGCACCAATATTCAGTAACAAACATGCTCTATCAGAAATTCAGAATACATCAAAAAACCTACCAATACCCATCTCCAAAAATATCTCTTCCTGTATTGCGGTAGTCATAGCAACAGCTTCCTGATAATCAATCATAGTAAAAGAAATTTAAGAATCCCACAATTTACAAAATGCCagctaaaaacaaacaaacatacTAGTACTTGTTTATTTGACACAATCAAACAAACATGAGTCCTCAAAATAGAAAATCAGCACAAGCACAGACAGATTATATAGTTATTTTGTTTAGTTGTACTCTTTAACAATTTCAGCTACAAGAAAATCAACCAATAAGCCTTGTTAAGATGCTTAAGAGATAAAAAGGGAAGTTCAATTCTGTCTATAAATTTTCTTCTTCAGAACCCATTATCAATATAACCCAAATATAGCAAAAGAATCAGATTGCCCAATTTAAACCAAGCAAAAGACCATAAATTTGTCTATCATTTCTCCCAAAATGAAACCGAAGAAATTCACCTGCTTATCATTATGTACGGCATCTGCAATTCTTTTCTTCACGTCTGCAAAGCACAAACAAGACCAAATTGCAAAGAAATCAAAACTCAAAAGGCGCTACGTAATCCAATTAATGAACTTGAAACAACAAAAACCTGGAAAATAAGAACAGAAATAAATACCAGGTTGAGAAGTAAGGAAATTGAATCGATCAAAGACTTGCAAGAGCTGTTCTCTGGACATCATCCCAGTGCTCTGTAACTCAGCGGCCATTGAAGACGCTCACAACCACAGACACCTCTCTTGCTAAGAAATAAGAATGGGGGCCACAATGTTAACACCCGAAAACATTAgcactatttatttatttatttatttattcccttGTATTTCATTATATCGCACTGTCTCTAAATAATAACAGTCGCATTTCATTAATTTGCCACGAACATCAACATTCAAATAAAAGAGACTTCATTTCAAAAACTGAACGAAATCCCATTAAGGAGAAAAAAGAATCATAGTCATAATCCAATAATCAACAGTAATAATATTTTTCGAGAAATTAagctaaaaaataatattattagaaTACGAATAAAATGCGGTAAACTGAATTTATACTTTATCATTTCGCCAGCCATAATATTACAgacaaaacaattaaaaaaaaaaggaacctaTGGCTAAAGGAGTTAAAGCACATAAACCTAATCTAAAAGCGGGAACGGGAATACAATATATCAGACATATTAAATAACAGAGTAAAGGAAAATTAGAGCATATATAAAGTGATCCAGGTGTTATTTAAAAGTCCTCATCCATCTTGAACACGTGGACACCACCGTGACCGTTCAAGCTAGACATAACCGAAGCCTTCTGGTACTCCCCAACACGCTTTTCAAAGAAGTTGGTCTTCCCCTGAAGCGAAATAAGTTCCATCCAATCAAAAGGGTTCTGAACATTGTACACCTTCTTGCACCCAAGCGCCACCAGCAACCGATCTGCAACGAACTCAATATACTGACTCATCAGGTCTCCGTTCATTCCTACCAACGCGCACGGAAGCGCGTCGCACACAAACTCCCTCTCTATATCCACGGCGTCCTTCACGATCCCCTTCACACGCTCCTCAGGCAGCTTCTTTCTCAGAAGAGAGTACAGCAAGCACGCGAAATCGCAGTGAAGGCCTTCATCTCGCGAGATCAACTCGTTCGAGAAGGTTAAACCTGGCATTAACCCGCGCTTTTTCAGCCAAAATATCGAGCAGAAGCTCCCGGAGAAGAAGATCCCTTCGACACAGGCGAACGCGACGATGCGTTCCGCGAACGATTCTGAGCCATCGATCCATCGTAGGGCCCACTCGGCTTTCTTCTTTACGCAAGGAACGGTCTCAATTGCGTGGAAGAGACGATTCTTCTCTGATGAGTCTTTGATGTAAGTTTCGAGAAGGAGGCTGTACATCTCTGAGTGGATGTTCTCGATTGCGATCTGGAAGCCGTAGAAGGCGCGTGCCTCGGAGACCTGAACCTCCTTCATGAACCTTCCGGCGAGATTCTCCAGGACGATGCCATCGGATGCGGCGAAGAAGGCAAGGACGTGAGTGATAAAGTGGCGCTCGCCGTCGGTGAGAGATTCCCAGTGGCGGAGGTCGCCGGAAAGGTCAACTTCCTCCGCTGTCCAGAACGATGCCTCCGCTTTCTTGTACATTTCCCATATCTCAGGGTATTGGATTGGGAACATGCAGAATCTGTCAGGGTTTGGAGCAAGGAGTGGCTCTTCTGGAATTGCAGGCATGATTGGAAATGGAGATAGGGATGAAGAGAATATAGTTCTATTTATGGTGTGTTGGTGAATGGTGACGAAATATGGTGGATGAGGGGGTTTAAATAAATAGTGGGCGATGAAGGGTTTGGGATATTTTGGAAGGAAGATTTTGAATTGGATGAAAATAGGAGCggggattttaaaatttttggagtgGTGTGCTTGGGAAGCTTGCGGGAGAAGACTAATTAGTGGGGCAATTAGGGGAAATCATGTGTTGAGTTTTCCGTCCCGTTGCAAAATTACCGTTGGGGGTAGTGTGTGTAGAGAGTTACGCCGtttgtgtgtatgaataaagggGTAATGTTGTCTTTGGGCAGCGTGAATTTTGAATTGGAATTTTGGTCGGAAATTCGAGTTGGCGCCATTCAGAGGGTTTGAAATtaaacacaataaaaaataaaaatgaaaacaaatgacaaaaattcaagaaaagagtGCGGCATACGCTTCATCCCTCTCCCTCCTATTTTCTATTATCCCGCCAAAATTTCAATTCCACTTCACTCGTCTACCTTCGCACCAAAGCCTCACCTCAATTTTCTTTGCAAGAAAATCAAAGAAGCAGTCAAAAACAAACCTTCGAATTTCCAATTTCTTTCTCAATACCCAAACTCACTAACCATCTTAAATTCGAAAACATGGTAGAGAAACAACATTCGACCGCATGCAACTTTCTTTACCTCATCACCCATTTCACCCTCCTACCCGCTGCCGCAACAACCGCCACCGACGTCAACGTCCTCCCCTGCCTCATCCTCCTTCAAAGGCTCCCAATCGAAAACATCTTGTCTCTCCCACCTAACTTCCTCTTTCCCACCCTCAACAGAAACCCCCCTCTCCATGTAAATGGATTTATCGAAAGAAACTACTATGCGTCCGAAACCTCCCTCTTCGACACCACATCCTTGCCCTACTTCGCCATCGACAATAGCTTCTTCAACATATCCCCACTCCCAGAAATATCCCTTCTCGAACCCGTCCGCACTAACGCTGATCCATTTGCCGCGTCTTAAAAGATTATGGCTGCTCCTGTATGGCCACGTTTCTTGATGCTCAGCTGTCTAAAAAGTACCGTAACGGCACCAATTTTACGATCTTTGCACCGTTAGACGTGGCATTTCCCAAAGCCGTCAAGAGGAACATCAGTGATTACTCCGCGATCTTCGGCAAGCACGTCGTGCCGAGGCTGCTTACGTGGCGCGATCTGATTAGTCTCCCGGACAACACTCTACTGCCGACGTTATTCTCCAACGATTTTTCAATCAGAGTGACGGTTTCATGGATGGTGCGGTATGTCAATGGCG is a genomic window of Arachis ipaensis cultivar K30076 chromosome B06, Araip1.1, whole genome shotgun sequence containing:
- the LOC107605012 gene encoding ribonucleoside-diphosphate reductase small chain gives rise to the protein MPAIPEEPLLAPNPDRFCMFPIQYPEIWEMYKKAEASFWTAEEVDLSGDLRHWESLTDGERHFITHVLAFFAASDGIVLENLAGRFMKEVQVSEARAFYGFQIAIENIHSEMYSLLLETYIKDSSEKNRLFHAIETVPCVKKKAEWALRWIDGSESFAERIVAFACVEGIFFSGSFCSIFWLKKRGLMPGLTFSNELISRDEGLHCDFACLLYSLLRKKLPEERVKGIVKDAVDIEREFVCDALPCALVGMNGDLMSQYIEFVADRLLVALGCKKVYNVQNPFDWMELISLQGKTNFFEKRVGEYQKASVMSSLNGHGGVHVFKMDEDF
- the LOC107605013 gene encoding uncharacterized protein LOC107605013, producing the protein MAAELQSTGMMSREQLLQVFDRFNFLTSQPDVKKRIADAVHNDKQEAVAMTTAIQEEIFLEMGIDPSFGIACLGQITTVYENDRDLVIQFYKFLAKEEMACDEAELGEEEFAEKLKNQQKLQELQLEMLKYMRKFHLDDQSAILEKLHQQMENGDYESETSILSPEVIEEFVQRKVSPVFKPR